From the genome of Gemmatimonas phototrophica, one region includes:
- a CDS encoding nuclear transport factor 2 family protein, with protein sequence MRLLSKERMDPVTAQIDAYNARNLEAFLACFSQEVVVEDATDHKLIDGKAALRGLYATVFDNSPELRLSVTNSIRVGEYVINDEHVYGFNLHGYDATSHKAVVYHVKQGIINHVRVLE encoded by the coding sequence GTGAGACTCCTCTCCAAGGAACGTATGGATCCGGTCACCGCACAAATCGACGCGTACAACGCGCGCAATCTTGAAGCCTTTCTGGCCTGCTTTTCCCAGGAGGTCGTGGTGGAGGATGCCACTGACCACAAGCTCATTGACGGCAAGGCGGCCCTGCGGGGGCTCTACGCCACGGTGTTCGACAATAGTCCGGAGCTGCGGCTCTCGGTGACGAACAGCATCCGCGTGGGGGAGTACGTGATCAACGACGAACATGTCTACGGCTTCAATCTGCACGGCTATGATGCCACGTCACACAAGGCTGTGGTGTATCACGTGAAGCAGGGGATCATCAACCACGTGCGCGTGCTCGAGTAG
- a CDS encoding N-acetylmuramoyl-L-alanine amidase, translating into MPLSFLPRVVIALLTVAATPLHPTLVQPPIIAHARWQATAPLGHGADAVRRNVRAGDTLTFKSLQLVVLGTSRNATDGPLADSVRLALAQGSSRETRSMHEGGAFNWAGFHVAVVAVYGPGELGAGLVALEIATQSSLPPSVATSDSAGGASMRLRIPHTITHVTLHHTGDARPLQPTEDPAQRLRNLQAWGARERNWWDVPYHFLLDLEGDVYEGRDWHFMGETNTAYNPSGHFLISMIGNYDQQEPSSAQLAAIADLMAWAIRENGLTVDAIGGHYHYASTGCPGKYLRPYLEDGTIKRMVQERLTRR; encoded by the coding sequence ATGCCTCTGTCCTTCCTGCCTCGCGTCGTGATTGCGCTGCTCACCGTGGCCGCAACGCCTCTGCACCCCACGTTGGTGCAGCCGCCCATCATCGCGCATGCCCGCTGGCAGGCGACTGCGCCCTTGGGGCACGGTGCCGACGCCGTACGGCGAAACGTGCGTGCCGGCGATACCCTGACTTTCAAATCGCTGCAGCTCGTGGTGTTGGGCACCAGTCGCAATGCAACGGATGGCCCCCTCGCCGACAGTGTGCGCCTGGCTCTTGCCCAAGGTTCCTCGCGCGAGACGCGCAGCATGCATGAGGGCGGCGCCTTCAACTGGGCAGGCTTTCACGTGGCCGTCGTGGCCGTCTACGGTCCTGGTGAACTGGGCGCCGGACTGGTGGCGCTGGAGATCGCCACGCAGTCGTCGCTGCCCCCCTCCGTGGCCACCAGCGATTCCGCGGGCGGTGCGAGCATGCGTCTTCGCATTCCGCACACGATTACGCACGTCACGCTGCACCACACGGGCGACGCGCGCCCCTTGCAGCCCACCGAAGACCCGGCGCAGCGCTTACGCAACCTGCAGGCGTGGGGCGCGCGCGAACGCAACTGGTGGGATGTGCCGTATCATTTTCTGCTCGACCTCGAAGGCGATGTGTACGAGGGACGCGACTGGCATTTCATGGGCGAAACCAATACGGCCTACAATCCCAGTGGTCATTTTCTGATCAGCATGATCGGCAACTATGATCAGCAGGAGCCCAGCAGCGCACAGCTGGCGGCCATTGCCGATCTCATGGCGTGGGCCATCCGTGAGAACGGATTGACGGTAGACGCCATTGGTGGCCACTACCACTATGCCAGCACTGGCTGTCCCGGCAAGTATCTGCGGCCGTACCTCGAGGATGGGACCATCAAGCGCATGGTGCAGGAGCGACTCACTCGCCGGTGA
- a CDS encoding class I SAM-dependent methyltransferase, which yields METASQNPNQQLWEKGDFTRIAESMRQSGEQFVDSLGVRPDMAVLDVGCGDGTTAIPLARRAARVLGVDIARNLVEAGNARAREHGLDNLRFEHGDASRLDALGDNAFDLSVSVFGAMFAPRPHDVASELVRVTSPGGRIVMGNWIPGDPTLVAQILRISAAYTPPPPEGFISPMMWGVEEQVTERFARAGVASSQLTFTRERWSFTLPEGPKQMLARFRDYYGPTMNAFAAAEGSGKRDQLQEELDTLFDAQNASGRDDHTHIPATFLRVVVHVD from the coding sequence ATGGAAACAGCATCACAGAATCCCAATCAGCAATTGTGGGAGAAGGGAGACTTCACACGCATTGCCGAAAGCATGCGGCAGAGCGGGGAGCAGTTTGTGGACTCCCTGGGCGTACGCCCCGATATGGCGGTGCTTGATGTAGGCTGTGGTGACGGGACCACCGCTATACCGCTCGCCCGCCGCGCCGCTCGGGTGTTGGGGGTAGACATCGCCCGCAATCTCGTGGAGGCCGGCAATGCCCGCGCCCGGGAGCATGGCCTCGACAATCTGCGCTTCGAGCACGGCGATGCCTCGCGGCTCGACGCGTTGGGTGACAACGCCTTCGATCTGAGCGTGAGTGTCTTCGGCGCCATGTTTGCGCCGCGTCCGCACGATGTCGCGTCGGAGTTGGTCCGCGTGACCAGCCCCGGTGGACGCATCGTGATGGGGAACTGGATTCCCGGCGATCCCACGCTCGTTGCCCAGATTCTCCGAATCAGCGCTGCCTACACGCCGCCGCCACCGGAAGGCTTCATCAGCCCGATGATGTGGGGGGTGGAGGAGCAGGTCACTGAGCGCTTCGCACGAGCAGGTGTCGCATCGTCACAGCTGACCTTCACTCGCGAGCGCTGGAGCTTCACGCTGCCCGAAGGGCCCAAGCAGATGCTGGCCCGGTTCCGCGACTATTACGGGCCGACCATGAATGCATTCGCTGCCGCAGAGGGATCAGGCAAGCGGGATCAGCTACAGGAGGAACTCGACACGTTGTTCGACGCCCAGAACGCCAGCGGCCGAGATGATCACACGCACATTCCCGCCACGTTTCTGCGCGTGGTTGTGCACGTGGATTGA
- a CDS encoding helix-turn-helix transcriptional regulator produces the protein MDEIGAAALREAQEAIQRGEWARAQTAAQRSLAQGETAEALELLGLACWWLSDIDTLFASRERAFRLYVDAGALQRAARVAVWLDWDYRAFRGEPAVASGWLRRARRLLESHPDCAEFGWLQMREADALLARDALAAAAGASAAAALGRRHGDVDLEYTALSLEGLALVAAGRVALGMQLLDEATAAVVSGDFDDRSQAGVTCCHLISACELVRDFERAEQWCHRVREYCRAWDHPPLFAVCRTQYAGVLIASGRWHDAEQEVSSAITELETMRPGWIGLGILQLAELRRRQGRLDEATMLFERVAASPTAWLGLGAIALERGQNAEAERHGRRFLRRVSRGDHTARAAALELVTLAVATGTSPRVAEQELQELETLAAEVGAPALLGSAGLARGVALMLTGSPTAAVAVLEQAIAAFEQAGVGYDALRTQLALAVALDSCGQDEAARAERDAVIQIGAVLGAASLVEQARERRERLPPPSKPLTTAFGVTITARERDVLALLVTGMTNRQIAERLAVSQHTVHRHVANAFSKLGVSSRAAAVAATLQLGIPVP, from the coding sequence ATGGATGAGATCGGAGCCGCTGCGCTTCGCGAGGCCCAGGAGGCTATCCAGCGCGGCGAGTGGGCGCGTGCACAAACCGCCGCGCAGCGGTCGCTGGCGCAGGGCGAAACCGCCGAGGCACTGGAACTGCTCGGATTGGCGTGCTGGTGGCTCAGTGACATCGATACCCTCTTCGCGTCGCGCGAGCGCGCCTTTCGGTTGTATGTCGATGCGGGCGCTCTGCAGCGCGCGGCGCGTGTGGCGGTGTGGCTCGACTGGGACTACCGGGCATTTCGCGGAGAGCCGGCCGTCGCCTCTGGTTGGCTGCGGCGTGCCCGGCGGCTTCTCGAATCCCATCCTGATTGTGCCGAGTTCGGATGGTTGCAAATGCGTGAGGCCGATGCGTTGCTGGCGCGTGACGCTCTGGCCGCCGCTGCGGGCGCCAGCGCGGCCGCCGCGTTGGGCCGACGGCACGGGGATGTCGATCTCGAATACACAGCGCTGTCGCTCGAGGGGTTGGCCCTCGTCGCCGCGGGACGTGTTGCGTTGGGGATGCAGCTGCTCGATGAGGCAACCGCAGCGGTGGTCTCCGGTGATTTCGACGATCGCAGTCAGGCCGGGGTGACCTGTTGTCATCTCATTTCAGCGTGTGAGCTCGTGCGCGATTTCGAACGCGCGGAGCAGTGGTGCCATCGTGTGCGAGAGTACTGTCGGGCGTGGGACCATCCACCGCTGTTTGCGGTGTGCCGTACGCAGTATGCGGGAGTGCTTATTGCCAGTGGCCGTTGGCACGATGCGGAGCAGGAGGTGTCGTCGGCGATTACCGAACTCGAGACGATGCGCCCCGGATGGATTGGGTTGGGCATTCTGCAGCTCGCCGAGCTGCGGCGTCGGCAGGGGAGGCTGGATGAGGCGACGATGCTCTTCGAGCGCGTGGCGGCCTCTCCCACCGCCTGGTTGGGGCTTGGGGCTATCGCGCTGGAGCGAGGGCAGAACGCCGAGGCGGAGCGCCATGGGCGCCGCTTCCTGCGTCGGGTAAGCCGTGGCGACCATACGGCGCGCGCTGCGGCGTTGGAGCTGGTGACGTTGGCGGTGGCCACTGGTACCTCTCCCAGAGTTGCAGAGCAGGAATTGCAGGAACTGGAGACCTTGGCCGCCGAGGTCGGTGCTCCGGCGCTGCTGGGGAGCGCCGGCCTGGCCCGCGGTGTGGCCTTGATGCTCACGGGATCGCCAACCGCGGCCGTCGCCGTGCTGGAGCAGGCCATTGCCGCCTTCGAACAAGCCGGAGTGGGCTATGACGCCCTGCGAACGCAACTGGCGCTGGCTGTTGCGCTTGACTCTTGTGGCCAGGACGAAGCCGCCAGGGCAGAGCGTGACGCGGTCATCCAGATAGGCGCTGTTCTGGGAGCCGCGTCGCTGGTGGAGCAGGCGCGGGAGCGTCGTGAGCGGTTGCCGCCACCGTCCAAGCCACTCACCACCGCCTTCGGGGTGACGATCACGGCGCGTGAACGCGACGTGCTTGCGCTTCTGGTAACAGGGATGACCAACCGGCAGATCGCGGAGCGTCTCGCCGTCAGTCAGCATACGGTGCACCGTCATGTCGCCAATGCCTTCAGCAAACTTGGTGTCTCGTCGCGTGCGGCAGCCGTGGCGGCGACGCTGCAATTGGGGATCCCTGTGCCATAG
- a CDS encoding prolipoprotein diacylglyceryl transferase gives MSLLNAVFAGPYNVALVAAVVTGVVLALRAGDREHFATDSWRLLIIAAAIASLIGSKYIFLDLSTPEPGKKSNLGGIVAGVLMVVVLARAYGFGVTRTLDTLTVPTLAGMAVGRVGCFLAGCCKGVATSLPWGVHYDGEEHAVHPVQLYEMLGDVLLMTWLVRRGSAARDGSTFRLGVLGYASLRIATEFWRDGRSTVAGLNPVQWSLGAIAIAVVLWHRYASGIRFTLWRVRLTGTEWTALGIGTAVVAAIGLAPTQFTLLERAILLALVVVLGTSLLLQQRHRSRLWWPGATLPSLGAFLLMQPSDSIKQRERRTEILAGGAIWGVPMSVVVGSQPNESPDMCAPATRYTRAERSTVAGWGSLGFRRTTPSNNRVEVQGVVLTGRDRLDYLGSGVVTTPPEEKISMTGGGLMGLVASPEAELELSVLSGNFSRNGERRSGVIPTGTLRYGTRGGLFAEAHATDGRWYGTTGDFSYFGLGYTPGVYATRVMLGAGNGVVASLRVPRERVDIDVAVRVTNRISGQTIGGTSLRAGVAYRFPIR, from the coding sequence ATGTCCCTTCTCAATGCGGTCTTCGCTGGCCCGTACAATGTGGCGCTGGTTGCAGCCGTGGTTACGGGTGTCGTGCTGGCGCTTCGGGCTGGCGACCGTGAGCACTTCGCTACGGATTCCTGGCGCCTGCTCATCATTGCCGCCGCAATAGCGAGCCTCATCGGTTCCAAGTACATCTTTCTCGACCTGTCCACACCGGAGCCAGGCAAGAAGAGCAACCTCGGCGGCATCGTCGCCGGCGTGCTCATGGTCGTGGTGTTGGCACGTGCCTACGGATTTGGCGTGACGCGCACGCTGGACACACTGACGGTGCCAACACTCGCCGGGATGGCCGTTGGACGGGTGGGCTGCTTTCTCGCCGGATGCTGCAAAGGCGTTGCCACCTCGCTCCCGTGGGGTGTGCACTATGACGGCGAAGAGCACGCGGTGCACCCCGTCCAGCTTTACGAAATGCTGGGCGATGTGCTGCTCATGACGTGGCTCGTGCGTCGTGGTTCAGCCGCTCGCGATGGCAGCACGTTCCGACTGGGAGTACTGGGCTACGCCAGCCTGCGCATAGCCACAGAGTTTTGGCGTGATGGACGCAGCACCGTGGCCGGACTCAATCCGGTCCAATGGTCTCTAGGCGCCATCGCAATCGCCGTGGTGCTCTGGCACCGATACGCCAGCGGCATTCGGTTCACCCTATGGCGCGTTCGTTTGACCGGCACTGAATGGACTGCGCTGGGCATTGGGACTGCGGTCGTGGCGGCGATAGGACTGGCCCCAACGCAATTCACCCTGCTGGAGCGCGCCATCCTGCTGGCTCTTGTTGTGGTGCTGGGCACCTCACTGCTGCTACAGCAACGGCATCGCTCCCGCTTGTGGTGGCCGGGTGCCACGCTGCCGTCGCTCGGCGCGTTTCTACTGATGCAACCCAGTGACAGCATAAAGCAGCGCGAGCGGCGGACCGAGATCCTCGCCGGTGGTGCCATCTGGGGCGTACCCATGTCGGTCGTGGTAGGCAGTCAGCCCAACGAATCCCCGGACATGTGTGCTCCGGCCACGCGCTACACGCGTGCCGAGCGAAGCACCGTCGCCGGGTGGGGAAGTCTTGGCTTCCGTCGCACGACACCGAGCAACAATCGTGTGGAGGTGCAGGGGGTGGTGCTCACTGGCCGTGACCGGCTGGACTACCTGGGTTCGGGCGTCGTCACAACGCCCCCGGAAGAAAAGATCTCGATGACGGGAGGTGGTCTCATGGGGTTGGTGGCCTCCCCCGAGGCGGAGCTGGAACTCAGTGTGTTGAGCGGGAATTTCTCACGGAACGGCGAGCGTCGTTCGGGGGTGATTCCCACCGGCACGCTACGCTACGGCACTCGTGGCGGCCTGTTCGCCGAGGCCCACGCCACCGATGGTCGCTGGTACGGAACGACCGGAGACTTCTCGTATTTCGGTCTCGGCTACACCCCCGGAGTGTACGCCACCCGCGTGATGCTTGGCGCTGGCAACGGCGTAGTAGCCTCGCTCCGTGTTCCCCGGGAACGGGTGGACATTGATGTCGCCGTGCGCGTGACCAACAGGATCTCCGGTCAGACAATCGGAGGGACGTCGCTCCGGGCGGGAGTGGCGTATCGCTTCCCCATTCGCTGA
- a CDS encoding DUF2809 domain-containing protein yields the protein MTRRAGYVVAALATVVVGLLVHRGVLPLPPLWRDVVGDVLWATMIMWLLSVVAPRAARTHRAGSAVAICWLVEFSQRWRWDWLLAVRSHPLGHLVLGSDFDARDLLAYAAGIAAAFTIDWLIFLRRRVPE from the coding sequence ATGACCCGCCGGGCTGGCTATGTCGTCGCGGCCCTCGCCACCGTGGTGGTCGGCCTGCTGGTCCACCGCGGCGTGCTGCCACTGCCTCCGCTCTGGCGCGATGTCGTAGGTGACGTGCTCTGGGCCACCATGATCATGTGGCTGCTCAGCGTGGTGGCCCCTCGCGCGGCCCGTACACACCGCGCAGGCTCGGCCGTCGCGATCTGTTGGCTGGTGGAGTTCTCACAGCGGTGGCGATGGGATTGGCTGCTGGCGGTGCGCTCGCACCCGCTGGGCCATCTGGTCCTGGGGAGCGACTTCGATGCGCGTGACCTGCTCGCCTACGCCGCCGGGATCGCGGCGGCCTTCACGATTGACTGGCTGATATTCTTGCGACGTCGAGTACCCGAGTAG
- a CDS encoding TadE/TadG family type IV pilus assembly protein has protein sequence MNTFFRAPRRRGLARRNRRGATLVLVALFSVVIVGLAAFAIDVSRLYVGVNELQTGADATALNGAMQLQRDPAADGRSTTATFGGNNQVMGMPLSLTTSHVESGVWNPGTRVFTPQSWTNSTTNAVRVSANSTGRLLFGGVLSRTNVAPTRRAIAWVANVTGVDCIKPWGISRSLLEARHGIDLTTQAGVNTLRTLLNTTTGPAQLTVVLSPNVNAGTGGGGNSNGNGNNGNNGNNGNNGNNGNGGNGGGGPTVTAPTDSYQAITGDANASPNSYEALITGTGCGNNVAEFPVSTVFQQPGQGNQVAQRADAIVRQTAMESGPCKKGPTARDATCYDPSLTGFVAGPTIIVPLTMPAAQPNRTQIAMLTKFRLMCAFTDDPPGNPLGPSPENCPWLQTIGQTPTGYRRGTIVGYPVSGPMELGNGTVLGNTISVGQRLILVQ, from the coding sequence ATGAATACGTTTTTTCGCGCCCCGCGACGCCGTGGTCTGGCGCGCCGGAACCGGCGGGGGGCCACCCTGGTTCTCGTCGCCCTCTTTTCCGTGGTTATTGTCGGGCTGGCGGCCTTCGCGATCGACGTCAGTCGCCTGTACGTGGGAGTGAACGAGCTGCAGACCGGGGCCGACGCCACGGCGCTGAACGGCGCCATGCAATTGCAGCGCGATCCAGCAGCCGATGGGCGGAGCACCACGGCGACATTTGGCGGCAACAATCAGGTCATGGGGATGCCGCTGTCGCTGACCACCAGCCATGTCGAGAGCGGCGTCTGGAATCCCGGCACCCGGGTCTTTACACCCCAGTCCTGGACCAACAGCACCACCAACGCTGTCCGGGTGTCGGCCAACAGCACGGGACGTTTGCTTTTTGGTGGCGTGTTGTCGCGAACCAACGTCGCTCCCACGCGTCGTGCCATTGCGTGGGTGGCCAATGTCACCGGGGTTGATTGCATCAAGCCGTGGGGCATTTCCCGGTCGTTGCTGGAAGCGCGCCATGGCATAGATCTCACCACGCAGGCCGGTGTGAACACGCTGCGGACGTTGCTCAACACGACCACCGGGCCGGCACAACTCACTGTGGTGTTGAGCCCGAATGTGAATGCGGGCACCGGTGGTGGTGGCAACTCGAATGGGAACGGCAACAACGGCAACAACGGCAACAACGGAAACAATGGCAACAACGGCAATGGCGGCAATGGAGGCGGGGGGCCCACGGTGACGGCGCCGACCGACAGCTACCAGGCAATTACCGGCGACGCCAATGCGTCTCCCAACTCCTATGAGGCCTTGATCACGGGCACCGGCTGCGGCAATAACGTGGCGGAGTTTCCGGTCAGCACGGTGTTCCAGCAGCCGGGGCAGGGGAATCAGGTGGCACAGCGCGCCGATGCCATTGTCCGCCAAACGGCCATGGAAAGTGGCCCCTGCAAGAAGGGGCCAACCGCGCGGGACGCCACCTGCTATGACCCCAGCCTGACAGGCTTCGTGGCGGGGCCCACGATCATCGTGCCGCTCACGATGCCTGCCGCACAGCCCAATCGCACGCAGATCGCCATGCTCACGAAGTTCCGGCTCATGTGCGCGTTCACTGATGATCCGCCAGGGAACCCCCTCGGCCCTTCACCCGAAAACTGTCCGTGGCTGCAGACCATTGGCCAGACCCCCACCGGCTACCGGCGCGGCACGATTGTCGGGTACCCGGTTTCCGGGCCCATGGAGCTCGGCAACGGCACCGTGCTGGGCAACACGATCAGCGTTGGCCAACGGCTCATTCTGGTGCAGTAA
- a CDS encoding NAD(P)/FAD-dependent oxidoreductase: MRTDAVICGAGIAGIAVAHALSVTHGLRVLVVDDLAPLTLTSDKSTEAYRNWWPGPDDAMVQLINRSIDLLERWADASDNRFLLNRRGYLYTTTRAERAAEFEADAALASAQGAGDVRIYRSRQDAAAYVPSSHSGWRDHPAGADLFLDREAIRTHFPWLSPEICAVLHARRCGWFSGQQLGMMLLEQARDAGVELLSGRVTAVDYPEGRVAGVQVQGADGQTHAIATPVFVNAAGPYAKSVGELLGVTLPLFSEAHYKIAIEDPQGAVDRNTGLVILDDAQSLEWSAEEQAELAADDSTRWLTEPLPAGIHLRPEGYGRSTTVLMLWDYHSAHRFDTPEFPLPDDPFYPEVVLRGMTKLVPALAGYLERLPHAYVDGGYYTKTAENRPLIGPMGVPGAYVCAAFSGFGLMAAPAAAELLAQQIAGAAVPPLASSFLLARYDDPAYQAKLAQWGSTGQL; this comes from the coding sequence ATGCGTACCGACGCCGTGATTTGTGGAGCGGGCATTGCCGGCATTGCCGTGGCGCACGCGCTAAGTGTCACACACGGGCTGCGCGTGCTCGTGGTTGATGATCTGGCCCCGCTGACGCTGACCAGCGACAAGAGCACGGAGGCGTATCGCAACTGGTGGCCCGGCCCTGATGATGCCATGGTACAGCTCATCAACCGCAGTATCGATTTGCTTGAGCGGTGGGCTGACGCCAGCGACAACCGGTTTCTGCTCAACCGGCGGGGCTATCTCTACACCACGACCCGGGCTGAGCGCGCCGCGGAGTTTGAAGCAGATGCCGCGCTCGCCAGTGCGCAGGGCGCGGGCGACGTGCGGATCTATCGCTCACGCCAGGACGCGGCAGCCTATGTGCCGTCGTCGCATAGCGGCTGGCGCGATCATCCGGCGGGGGCAGATCTCTTCCTCGATCGCGAGGCCATTCGCACCCACTTCCCGTGGCTGTCGCCGGAGATCTGTGCGGTGCTGCACGCACGACGATGCGGGTGGTTCAGCGGACAGCAGCTGGGCATGATGCTGCTGGAGCAGGCGCGTGACGCCGGCGTGGAGTTGCTGAGTGGTCGCGTGACAGCGGTTGACTATCCGGAAGGCCGTGTGGCTGGTGTGCAGGTGCAGGGGGCCGACGGGCAGACACATGCCATTGCGACGCCGGTGTTCGTGAACGCCGCCGGGCCATACGCCAAGTCGGTGGGCGAACTGCTCGGGGTGACGCTGCCGCTGTTCAGCGAAGCCCACTACAAGATTGCCATTGAAGACCCGCAGGGCGCCGTGGATCGCAACACGGGGCTGGTCATTCTCGACGATGCGCAGTCGCTGGAGTGGAGTGCGGAGGAACAGGCTGAACTGGCGGCCGACGACAGCACACGCTGGTTGACCGAACCACTGCCGGCGGGGATTCACCTGCGACCGGAAGGGTATGGCCGCTCCACCACGGTGCTGATGTTGTGGGACTATCACAGCGCGCATCGTTTTGATACGCCCGAGTTTCCGCTTCCCGACGATCCCTTCTATCCCGAAGTGGTGTTGCGCGGCATGACCAAGCTGGTGCCCGCGCTGGCCGGGTATCTGGAACGGCTACCCCACGCGTACGTGGATGGTGGGTATTACACCAAGACCGCGGAGAACCGCCCGCTCATTGGCCCCATGGGCGTGCCGGGCGCGTATGTGTGTGCCGCGTTCTCCGGCTTCGGGCTCATGGCCGCACCGGCTGCTGCAGAGTTGCTGGCACAGCAGATTGCCGGCGCAGCGGTGCCGCCATTGGCCTCGTCGTTTCTGCTGGCGCGCTACGACGACCCGGCCTACCAGGCCAAGCTGGCGCAGTGGGGCAGTACCGGGCAGTTGTAG
- a CDS encoding DUF3179 domain-containing (seleno)protein translates to MLTDRDSRRWLLYSGAALLMLFEFANVYFIMPLPGSQRTRSLELAYTLYSLRWAVRAVAGVLMLAGVTAALRVGGRQRILVGVTALVVSGVTYMFNFRMAADAMFLPPTVMRMEPAARNTVATDRLVVGFEHNGQARAYPLQFIGYHHQVRDTVGGQDVLVSYCTVCRTGRVFRPIVNGQVEQFRLVGMDHFNAMLEDVRTGSWWRQANGEAVAGPLTGTAMPELPSRQVSLRQWLQLYPHSLIMQADSTFTSEYAKDYAYERGTSRKALTGTDTASWREKSWVVGITLNGVSRAYDWNHLERVRVINDIVGDTPVVLALASDSVSFFAFARPTAATEFTLDGDSLVVMRAGPSTRYAFNGKGPAGALVPINASQEFWHSWRTFQPTTDQFPRVVAGVR, encoded by the coding sequence ATGTTGACCGATCGTGACTCCCGCCGGTGGTTGTTGTACAGTGGCGCCGCGCTTCTCATGCTGTTCGAATTTGCCAACGTGTATTTCATCATGCCGTTGCCGGGCAGTCAACGCACCCGCAGTCTGGAGTTGGCGTACACCTTGTACTCCCTGCGTTGGGCTGTGCGCGCCGTAGCCGGCGTGCTGATGCTGGCAGGAGTAACCGCTGCCCTGCGGGTCGGCGGGCGACAGCGCATTCTGGTGGGCGTGACGGCGCTGGTGGTGAGCGGCGTGACGTACATGTTCAACTTCCGCATGGCGGCTGACGCGATGTTCCTGCCACCCACGGTCATGCGCATGGAGCCAGCAGCTCGCAATACGGTGGCTACGGACCGTCTGGTAGTGGGTTTCGAACACAATGGCCAGGCGCGCGCGTATCCGCTGCAGTTCATTGGTTACCATCATCAGGTGCGGGATACCGTTGGCGGTCAGGACGTGCTGGTGAGTTACTGCACCGTGTGCCGCACCGGTCGAGTGTTTCGCCCCATCGTGAACGGGCAGGTGGAGCAGTTCCGTCTGGTGGGCATGGATCACTTCAACGCCATGCTCGAAGACGTGCGCACCGGCAGTTGGTGGCGTCAGGCCAACGGAGAGGCGGTGGCCGGTCCGCTCACCGGTACGGCAATGCCCGAACTCCCCAGTCGCCAGGTGTCGCTGCGCCAATGGCTGCAGCTGTATCCCCATTCGTTGATCATGCAGGCCGATAGTACCTTCACCAGTGAATACGCCAAGGACTACGCCTACGAACGAGGAACCAGTCGCAAGGCACTCACCGGTACCGACACCGCGTCGTGGCGAGAGAAATCGTGGGTGGTGGGGATTACGCTCAACGGCGTCAGTCGCGCCTACGATTGGAACCATCTGGAGCGCGTGCGGGTGATCAACGATATCGTGGGAGACACACCCGTGGTGCTGGCACTGGCCAGCGACAGTGTGAGCTTCTTCGCGTTCGCGCGTCCTACTGCCGCCACCGAGTTCACGCTTGATGGCGACTCGCTGGTGGTGATGCGTGCTGGTCCTTCCACACGCTATGCCTTCAATGGCAAAGGGCCGGCGGGCGCGCTGGTCCCCATCAATGCGAGCCAGGAGTTCTGGCACAGCTGGCGCACATTCCAGCCCACTACCGATCAGTTCCCGCGCGTTGTGGCAGGCGTACGGTGA
- a CDS encoding HAD-IIA family hydrolase: MTHAHASHSIPPERIDFRALVHRYDAILFDAYGVLVNASGALPGAAEAVQHLIDRGQPFLVVTNDASRSPHRASARFTRLGIPVQPEHVLSSGMLIAPALDEQGMRGRRVVVLGTGDSANYARQIGATVVDPDVADPADAVVIADEGGFDTLGTLDATLSMILAAHARGQRTVLLLANPDLVYPSGAGTFGLTAGSLAGMLERALQLLLGDEAPTFEVLGKPASRHFATALSMVGTRHAVMLGDTLHTDIAGAAAVGLASAIVLTGVTTAAQALAAGAHAPTYLLNDLC; the protein is encoded by the coding sequence TCCTGTTTGATGCGTATGGCGTGCTGGTGAATGCATCGGGCGCCCTGCCCGGAGCGGCTGAGGCGGTGCAGCATCTCATTGATCGTGGGCAGCCGTTTCTGGTGGTCACCAACGATGCGTCGCGCTCGCCGCATCGGGCCTCGGCGCGCTTCACACGATTGGGCATTCCGGTGCAACCGGAACATGTGCTCAGCTCCGGGATGCTCATTGCGCCAGCGCTCGACGAACAGGGGATGCGCGGACGGCGCGTGGTGGTGCTGGGCACCGGCGATTCGGCCAACTATGCCCGGCAGATTGGTGCCACCGTAGTGGACCCCGACGTGGCCGACCCGGCGGATGCGGTGGTGATCGCCGACGAAGGCGGCTTTGATACGCTGGGTACCCTGGACGCCACGCTGAGCATGATTCTCGCCGCGCACGCCCGCGGCCAGCGAACGGTGCTGCTGCTGGCCAACCCCGATCTCGTGTATCCGTCGGGGGCCGGCACCTTTGGGCTCACAGCTGGCTCGCTGGCGGGGATGCTGGAACGCGCCCTGCAATTGCTGCTGGGTGATGAGGCCCCCACGTTTGAAGTCTTGGGCAAACCGGCGTCCCGCCACTTTGCAACGGCGTTGTCCATGGTAGGTACCCGTCATGCGGTGATGCTGGGAGACACCTTGCACACCGACATTGCCGGTGCGGCCGCGGTGGGTCTTGCCAGCGCCATCGTACTTACCGGCGTAACCACGGCAGCGCAGGCGCTGGCCGCAGGGGCACACGCGCCAACCTATCTCTTGAACGACTTATGTTGA